AATTTGAACTGGGCAAAAAGTAAATTAAACCCATAGTTTTTTAAAGATTAGAAGAAAAAAAACGTTTTTTTATGGAGTCTTTTTATACTGCATTTTTTATCTGGGGTTTTGTATTATTTAAAATTTACTTTAGCGGATCTTACCATTAGAAAATTATAATATTAAAAAATAGACAATCCGGTTAATGTTGTTAATCGTTCTAAAGCAAGCATCCCCAGTTCTGAGTTTCCTTTGGGGTTCAAAGGGGGGCTCCATACAGCAACAGCATATTGCCCTGGGTGCACTGCTACAATTCCTCCACCAACACCACTTTTTCCGGGTAAACCTACTCTATAACTAAACTCACCAGCTTCATCATAAAAACCACAGGTTTGCATTATTGCATTAATACGTTTCACCTTTCTAGGTGATAATATTTGTTCATTATCAAATAATCGTTTTCCGCCGTTGGCGTATATCATAAATGCAGTTGATAGTTCTTTACAAGACATTTCTATAGAACATTGGTAGATATAGAAATCAAGGACGGTTTCAATATCATTTTTAATATTGCCAAAAGATTTCATTAGATTTAATACTGCTGCATTACGGTAACTATATGTTTTTTCGGATAGAAAAACTTTTGGGTTGATATCAATGTCTGTACAGCCAGTGATTTTATGTATGAAATCGAGAAAATCTTTTTTAGGGTTTTTTAATTGAGATATTAAAACATCACAGATTACTAAGGCACCCGCATTTATAAATGGGTTCCTGGGAATTCCATTCTCATATTCTAATTGTACCAAAGAGTTAAAAGGATCTCCAGAAGGTTCTACATCTACACGTTTAAATAATTCATCATCTAATAATGACATTGCCATAGTTAAAGCAAATACTTTCGAGATACTTTGAATAGAAAACCGGTCATTATGGTCTCCAAAATTATAATGACCAGAATTAATACAATACAGATGTATCCCAAATTTTTCAGGCTCAATTTTAGCTAATTCAGGAATATATGAAGCTACTTTTCCGGTATAGTGTATCGACGGGAGTTCTGATTTTATCTCGTTAAGTATTTGTTGATAATCCACAGTATAATTTTTAATTTAATCCAGATAATGCGCTACCCGTTTCTATTTCGTAGGGCTCTTTGTCTTTTTCAAAAATTCTAGCACTTAAATTTCCTTCCAGAGTTATTTTATTGTCATAAACTTTTAACCAACTTCCTTCTCTTAAACCTACCACGGGTTGTGAATTTAGATTATGAAATTCTTTAATTCGAGTTTCTCGGGTTTCTCCTTTATGTGTCGAATTAGGATCAGGGTCAAGATAATGTGGATTAATATTAAATGGGACAATACCTAATGTTGCAAAGTTTGGAGGGTATACAATAGGCATATCATTTGTAGTTTTCATAGTAAGACCACAAATATTACTTCCTGCACTTGTTCCCAGATAAGGTACTCCAGAAAGAACAGCTTCTTTTAATGGCCCTATAACTTCATTTCGATATAATTGATCTACCAATAGAAAAGTATTTCCACCACCAGTATAAATACCTTTAGCATTTTTAATAGCTTCGATAGGATCTGAAAACATATGTATGCTAATTATTCTTTTATTTATTTTTTTAAAAATATTATTGATACCTATGGTATATTCGTCATGAGAAATTCCGCCCGGACGAGCATAAGGTATAAAAAGTATTTCTTCAATACCTGAGTATAAGTTAATTAAAGTGTCTTGTAAATATGCCAAGGGTTCACTTCCGTGAAGTGTAGATGTACTTGCAATAATACAGTTTGCCATTAGATTTTTTTTATAAAAGTAGTTTAACGTTTTCTTATCCGGAAATCTTCTGTGAAAATAAAAAAATGTAGTATCTTAAAAAATAAAATTAACCTCGTTTGTTATGAAGATAAAATTATCTGTTCTTTTTGTTTGCTTTATAGTTAGTACATCTATAGCTCAAATTACTTCAAGAGTTATGATTCATGGGAAAATTAGTGCACCCATTGGAGATGATGTAGAAGGTGTGGTGGTTTATAACCGAAGTACTAATAAAGGTACAATTACTACCAAAGACGGAAAGTTTAAAATAGGTGCTGGTATTAATGATAGGATTGAAGTTGTGGCGATGCAATATCAGAACTTTGTAATACTTGTCGATAAAGGAATAGTAGATACTAAGAGATTAAATATTTTTCTTAATGAATCTGTAAACCAGTTAGAAGAAGTCGTGGTTACCCCATATGACTTAGCAGGTAATGTGTCTGTAGATGTGAAAAAAATAGGATTTAGTCAAAGTGGGATAGGGGATGTAGCAGAAGAAACGTCTTCGAGAATTAATGATACCGATTATGATTTTAGACCAGATGAGTTATCTCCATTAGAAAATAAAGTGTTCTTAGAAGATAGAATGATTAATGGGCTTAATTTTGTCAACCTTTTTAAATTGTTTTATAATACTAAGAAAACCTCTAAAAAGAAAAAATACTCTTCAGATATTGATGTTAGGGTTAGAGATTTATATAATGATGAGTTTTTTAAAGATTATCTGGCATTAGAAATAGATCAAATTAATGATTTTATCTTTTTTGCTGAAGAAAATGGCTTAAATGCAAAGTATTTTGAATCTGGAAAAGAACTCGATCTTTTACAGTTTTTAGCATATCAAAGTAAGCTTTATCATAAGAAATAAAGTAGGCCAAGAAGGAGCTTTTGTAATTTTATCATAGTTATATCGTCTTTGGTAGAGAAGATCTTTGTGTAGTGGTATTGTATAAAGATCATTTCTGATGATATTTATATGACAAGATTACTACTATTTCTACCTCTAATTATTTCATTGCAAACTTTTGGTCAATCTGAAAAACTTCAAGGAAAAATCGTTGCCGATTCGCTACAAGGGTATGCCATTAATATTGTAAATTTCACCAAAGAAATAGGAACAACAAATGATGAACAGGGTTTTTTTGAAATACCTGCAAGTCCAGGAGATTCGATTGTTTTTTCTTCTGTTCAATATCAAATACGATCAATTGTAGTTAAGCAAGATCAGCTTCAGGATAAAAAGATTACAATTGTATTATATCCCATAGTACAACAATTAGAACAAGTGAGGATAAGTACTACAGATCTTTCGGGTAACCTTGATAAAGATGTAGGTATCGTAGAGTTACAACCTTTTGTAGATAATAGGACATTAGGTCTTCCGTTTAGCGATAAACCGCAACCAACAGTTGCTCAAAGAAGAATCTATACTGCGAGAAGTGGGATAATTGATAGACCCATTAATTATCTAAGTGGAAAATTAAAAAAACTAAAAAGGATCAAAGCACTAGAGGATCTTGATAAATTAATACAAAAAGGAGAAACTACTTTTAATACTACCTTCTTTGTAAATGAACTGCAATTACCAGAAGATTTAATAACCGATTTTATGTATTACTGCGCCAAAGATGAATATTTTAAAAACCTTCTTGATAATTCTAAAAGGTTAACACTATTAGAGTTTTTTCAGACAAAGGCAAAATCTTATAAAGAATACAAAGAGCTGGATTAGCTACTTTTTGTTATGGCCTAAAGCTTGATTTCTAAAAAATTATATGAATGCAACATGATTGGATATAGTTTGTCTTTAATAGTGAATTTTAACAACCATAAGTGCAGAAAAAATACGTCACTGTAGTTTTATTTCATTTCCTCTTTCTTTCTGTTTTTTGCCAAAGAAAAATGATAAAGGGGGTAATAGGAAATGATAGTTCAGAAGGGATTCATATCATTAATAAAACAGCCAATCTGTTTACGATTACGAACAAAGAAGGAGTTTTCTTTATAGAAGCAACCATAGGAGATGTGTTTATTATTTCATCTGTTCAATACGATCTAAAGGTTATTGTGGTAAATAAAGATATGTATGACAATAAAGAATTTAATGTTACACTAAAAGAAAACCTTAATGAATTAGATGAAGTAATTGTAGGGGTGCAATTATCAGGTAATTTGAATACTGATATTAAGGATATAAAGACAGAAGAATTGCTTAGCCCTGAAGATGTTGGAATACCTGTTTATGACGGAATTCAGATGGAAGAAATTATACCAATGCATAAAGCAATTATGTTTTATGGAGTGGGGTTTCGGCTAGATATTGAAGCAACTTATAAAAACCTATCCGGGTATTACAAAACCTTAAAAACAACAAGAAAATTGGATAAAGAAAATAATAGTTTAGAGGCTATTCATGATTTTTATGGCAAACAATTTTTGTCCTCAGTATACAACCTTCCCGAAGAGAAAATATATGATTTTTTATTATTATGTATTCAAACTAGTGATATTCAATATGAATTTGGTAAAGAAAATCACAATGTAGTATTAAAAATATTCTTAGATAAACGAAAAGAGTTTGTAGTAAACAAACAATGAATATATTTCTGCGGATAGTTAAATTTTACTAGTAACAGAATAGATTTTAACTCTTTGTTTCTAATGGTAAGAAGTTTGGCATAATTTTTTAATGCATACCATTAAAAATTAATTACATTTAACGCTTTACAAATTTTAGATGATGAATAAAACCTTACTGCTTTTTCTTTTTGTAGTATCTGTTTCACTAAGTTCTTTTACAACTGCACATAAGTTTTATGTAAGTGTAACTCAGGTAGATTATAATGCAAAACAACAGTCGTTACAAATTGTATCCAGAGTTTTTGTTGATGATATAGAAGAACTTTTAAAAGAACGATATGATGAGTCTACTAATTTAGATAAAGATGAAGAAAGCCTGGGAGTAGATAAAAATTTAGCAACATATCTTGGTCAGAAACTACAATTTGTAGTGAATGGAGAAGAAGTTTCTTTTACATTTTTAGGAAAAGAATACGAAGACGATCTTATTATTTGTTATTTAGAAATAGAGAATATTACTTCTTTAAATACTATAGAAATCACAAATCAAGTTTTGATGGATCTTTTTGAAGAACAACAGAATATTGTTCACGTTAAAAAAGGAAATCAACGCAAAAGCCTTATACTTGAAAAAGAAAAAGGCTTGGGGATGTTAAAGTTTAGTGAATAAATCACTAAACTTTTAAAAAACAATTACTTTGCGAAATCATAACATTAAATTCAAAACCATTACAATGAAAAAGATACTTTTAGTCCTTTCGGTGACTTTCTTGATATCGGGTATTTCATATGCTCAAAATCAAGAAGAGGCTAAAAATGTTCGTGAATTAGGGCATACTAATCAGAACAAATTCAAACAAATGTATGACGAGTTTGCAACTCCCAACATGTACAGAACAGGTTCTGGAGCCCCGGGTCCGGCTTATTATCAGCAACAGGCTGATTATAAAATGGATATTGAACTTGATGACAAAAACAAAAAACTATCAGGAAAAGAAACCATTACTTATACTAACAATTCACCTGATGATTTAGAATTTCTTTGGGTGCAATTGGATCAGAATATGCGAGCTAAGGACTCTAAAACTCCATTAATTCAATCAAATGGAGTTGATCCGGCAACAACGCCAGGAGGTTTTTTAAATAAATATCTAGCAGAACCTTTTGACGGTGGATTTAATATTACCGCAGTAAAGGATAGTAATGGAAAACCACTTAAATATACAATCAATAGAACCATGATGCGTGTAGAGATGTCTAAAGATTTAGCATCTGGCGAGAAATTTGTATTCTCAATTGATTGGTGGTATAATATTAATGATCATGTAAATGGTAGAGGTAGATCTGGATATGAAGAGTTTGAGGATGGAAATAGAGCATATGTTATCGCTCAGTTTTACCCCCGTATGGCAGTGTATAACGATGTTGAAGGGTGGCAAAATCACCAGTTTTGGGGTAGAGGAGAGTTTGCATTACCATTTGGTAACTTCGAAGTAAATATTACTGTTCCTGCAGATCATATTTTAGACGGAACCGGAGTATTAGTAAATAGAAAAGAAGTATTTACAAAAGACATGATGAGCCGCTATGAAGCAGCAAAGAAATCATATAATGAGCCAGTTGTTATTGTAACCCAAAAGGAAGCTATAGCAAAAGAAAAAACATTTTCAGAAAAAAAGAAAACATGGAAACTAAAAGCCGAAAATGTACGTGACTTTGGTTTTGCTACTTCCAGAAGGTTTATTTGGGACATGATGGCTGTTAAAATAGGAGGAAAAGATATAATGGCGGTATCGATGTATCCAAAAGAAGGAAATCCTCTTTGGGAAGATTGGTCTACAAAAGTAGTAGCCAGTACATTAAAATCGTATAGTCGAATGACCTTCGATTACCCATATCACAAAGCCATCTCTGTACATGCAAAAAATCAAGGTATGGAATACCCTATGATTTGCTGGAATTACGGAAGACCAAAGCCTGATGGGAGCTATAGCGATCGTGTAAAATATGGAATGATGAGTGTAATTATCCACGAAGTAGGCCATAACTTTTTCCCAATGATTGTGAATAGTGATGAACGCCAATGGACCTGGATGGATGAAGGTCTTAATACTTTTGTGCAATATGTGGCAGAACAAGATTTTGGAGAATGGTATCCAAAAGCATTAGGGAATGATAAAAAATACCCATCTCGTCGTGGGCCAGCAAAAAAGATTGTACCGTATATGAGTGGAAATCAAAATTTCTTATCTCCAATTATGTCTCAATCTAATAATATTCACCAATTCGGACCTAATGCATACTCAAAACCAGCAACAGGCTTAAATATCCTAAGAGAAACCGTAATGGGAAGAGATCTTTTTGATTATTCATTTAGAACATATTCTCAACGATGGATGTTTAAACACCCAACACCAGAAGACTTTTTTAGAACTATGGAAGATGCTTCTGCTTTTGATTTAGATTGGTTTTGGAGAGGATGGTTCTATACCACAGATTATACCGATATTGGAGTAAAAGAAGTGAAGAAATTTGTAGTTTCTAAAGAACCAAATAAAAGAGTAAAAGAATATGCAGCATCTGTAGGTGCTAAAGTGGAAGACCTTGGACCACTTGTATATATGGTTAAAGAGGGAAGCGAAGAATATGAAACGATTAAAAAGAATGGAAATATTATTAGTGATGCTAAAACCTTAAAAGCATATCTAATGGATAATTTTTCTGTTAAAGATCGTGAAAAACTTAAACAACCTAAGTTTTTCTATGAGATTACCTTTGAAAAACCAGGTGGACTTGTAATGCCACTAATCGTAGAATATACCTATGAAGATGGCACAACAGAGACAATAACATACCCTGCAGAAATATGGAGAAAAAATGATGTTGAGGTAAAAAGAGCAGTAGCTTCTGAGAAAGCAATTTCTAAGATAGTAGTTGATCCTAAACAAGAGACGGCAGATATCGACACCTCTAATAATAGTTGGCCTCAAAGAAAGAAGCTAGGGAAATTTGAACAATTTAAAAACAAAGTAAAAGGGCAGTAATCTGTTGTTTTACAAAAGATAAATAAAAGCCGTCCCGGAAGTCTTTTCGGGATGGCTTTTTTACACAATATTGATTATATTTGCATTGTTATGACAACTCTACCTTTATTTATTAGCGGAACCGAAATTGCCTTTATTGTTTTTATATTGGTTATGGTTTTTGGAGCAGATAAGATTCCTGAGATTGCACGAGGATTGGGTAAAGGAATGCGTATCGTTAAAGATGCAACCAATGATATCAAAACCGAAATTACCAAAAGTGCAGAAAAACATGGTATTGATACCGATATTCCTACTTCTATTACATCTGATATAAAAAAGGAGATCGACCAGGTCAAAGATGACATTGATAAAGTTACTGGTCCAATAAAACGCAAATTCTAAATTGCAATATCCTTTCATAAACTTGTTTTTTTGTTTATTTCTCCTTGTAAATTCTGATTAATATTCAAAAAAATGAATATTTTTTTGAAACATTTTCATTTTTAATAACAAAAGATTAAATACCCCGTAAACACTGACTTTTTACAAGGCTTTAGTAACTTTTTTTAGTCTTAT
The sequence above is a segment of the Aquimarina spinulae genome. Coding sequences within it:
- a CDS encoding glutaminase, translated to MDYQQILNEIKSELPSIHYTGKVASYIPELAKIEPEKFGIHLYCINSGHYNFGDHNDRFSIQSISKVFALTMAMSLLDDELFKRVDVEPSGDPFNSLVQLEYENGIPRNPFINAGALVICDVLISQLKNPKKDFLDFIHKITGCTDIDINPKVFLSEKTYSYRNAAVLNLMKSFGNIKNDIETVLDFYIYQCSIEMSCKELSTAFMIYANGGKRLFDNEQILSPRKVKRINAIMQTCGFYDEAGEFSYRVGLPGKSGVGGGIVAVHPGQYAVAVWSPPLNPKGNSELGMLALERLTTLTGLSIF
- the pepE gene encoding dipeptidase PepE, with amino-acid sequence MANCIIASTSTLHGSEPLAYLQDTLINLYSGIEEILFIPYARPGGISHDEYTIGINNIFKKINKRIISIHMFSDPIEAIKNAKGIYTGGGNTFLLVDQLYRNEVIGPLKEAVLSGVPYLGTSAGSNICGLTMKTTNDMPIVYPPNFATLGIVPFNINPHYLDPDPNSTHKGETRETRIKEFHNLNSQPVVGLREGSWLKVYDNKITLEGNLSARIFEKDKEPYEIETGSALSGLN
- a CDS encoding carboxypeptidase-like regulatory domain-containing protein, with translation MKIKLSVLFVCFIVSTSIAQITSRVMIHGKISAPIGDDVEGVVVYNRSTNKGTITTKDGKFKIGAGINDRIEVVAMQYQNFVILVDKGIVDTKRLNIFLNESVNQLEEVVVTPYDLAGNVSVDVKKIGFSQSGIGDVAEETSSRINDTDYDFRPDELSPLENKVFLEDRMINGLNFVNLFKLFYNTKKTSKKKKYSSDIDVRVRDLYNDEFFKDYLALEIDQINDFIFFAEENGLNAKYFESGKELDLLQFLAYQSKLYHKK
- a CDS encoding DUF6702 family protein, which gives rise to MMNKTLLLFLFVVSVSLSSFTTAHKFYVSVTQVDYNAKQQSLQIVSRVFVDDIEELLKERYDESTNLDKDEESLGVDKNLATYLGQKLQFVVNGEEVSFTFLGKEYEDDLIICYLEIENITSLNTIEITNQVLMDLFEEQQNIVHVKKGNQRKSLILEKEKGLGMLKFSE
- a CDS encoding M1 family metallopeptidase, whose amino-acid sequence is MKKILLVLSVTFLISGISYAQNQEEAKNVRELGHTNQNKFKQMYDEFATPNMYRTGSGAPGPAYYQQQADYKMDIELDDKNKKLSGKETITYTNNSPDDLEFLWVQLDQNMRAKDSKTPLIQSNGVDPATTPGGFLNKYLAEPFDGGFNITAVKDSNGKPLKYTINRTMMRVEMSKDLASGEKFVFSIDWWYNINDHVNGRGRSGYEEFEDGNRAYVIAQFYPRMAVYNDVEGWQNHQFWGRGEFALPFGNFEVNITVPADHILDGTGVLVNRKEVFTKDMMSRYEAAKKSYNEPVVIVTQKEAIAKEKTFSEKKKTWKLKAENVRDFGFATSRRFIWDMMAVKIGGKDIMAVSMYPKEGNPLWEDWSTKVVASTLKSYSRMTFDYPYHKAISVHAKNQGMEYPMICWNYGRPKPDGSYSDRVKYGMMSVIIHEVGHNFFPMIVNSDERQWTWMDEGLNTFVQYVAEQDFGEWYPKALGNDKKYPSRRGPAKKIVPYMSGNQNFLSPIMSQSNNIHQFGPNAYSKPATGLNILRETVMGRDLFDYSFRTYSQRWMFKHPTPEDFFRTMEDASAFDLDWFWRGWFYTTDYTDIGVKEVKKFVVSKEPNKRVKEYAASVGAKVEDLGPLVYMVKEGSEEYETIKKNGNIISDAKTLKAYLMDNFSVKDREKLKQPKFFYEITFEKPGGLVMPLIVEYTYEDGTTETITYPAEIWRKNDVEVKRAVASEKAISKIVVDPKQETADIDTSNNSWPQRKKLGKFEQFKNKVKGQ
- a CDS encoding Sec-independent protein translocase subunit TatA/TatB, whose translation is MTTLPLFISGTEIAFIVFILVMVFGADKIPEIARGLGKGMRIVKDATNDIKTEITKSAEKHGIDTDIPTSITSDIKKEIDQVKDDIDKVTGPIKRKF